Proteins encoded in a region of the Campylobacter sp. MIT 99-7217 genome:
- a CDS encoding carbon starvation CstA family protein has product MNKIVANLFWVLVAIVAAFYFGMLALNKGESVSATWLVVAAICIYMIGYRFYSRFIAEKVFELDDKRATPALINNDGKDFVPTHKAILFGHHFAAIAGAGPLVGPILAAQMGYLPSMIWLLVGVVLAGAVHDFAVLFLSMRRNGKSLGEMIKEEMGKVTGGIAMVGILFIMFIIVAILAMVVVNALAESAWGLFTIAMTIPIAIFMGIYMRFLRPGRVGEASIIGFVLLLLALYYGHAVADPNHAWHNAFLLSKQSLALIIIAYGFIASILPVWFLLAPRDYLSTFLKIGVIVIMAAGIIWVNPELKMLKITEFIDGTGTVFAGSIFPFLFITIACGAISGFHALISSGTSPKMLEKESHARMVGYGSMLMESLVGIMALVAACILEPGLYFALNSPLATLDPTATSATMANLATVEENLKHILQNAGFAMTPETLSILEQNFAQGIPAQAAQIGETTILSRTGGAPTFAIGLTHIMHEIAGGKEAMAFWYHFAILFEALFILTAVDAGTRSGRFLIQDILGNIYKPMADTKNFLWGVVASFICVCGWGYLLYQGTIDPLGGIYTLWPLFGAANQMLAGIALLLATVVLFKMGKEKYSWVTIVPAFWVLLTTLWASFQKLLPANGEKIHDAVSHVATAQIWIQKKAEALAAGNEALVQRANAIIHNNVLDAVLCGFFMIVVFVVLFETLKICYLITKGKAEAWPLKEEAYKKASDYTY; this is encoded by the coding sequence TTGAACAAAATTGTTGCAAATTTGTTTTGGGTTTTAGTTGCCATTGTTGCAGCTTTTTACTTTGGTATGTTAGCACTAAATAAGGGCGAAAGCGTTAGTGCTACTTGGCTTGTTGTCGCTGCGATTTGTATTTATATGATCGGTTATAGATTTTATAGCAGGTTTATCGCAGAAAAGGTTTTTGAACTCGATGACAAAAGAGCTACTCCAGCTCTTATAAACAACGACGGAAAAGACTTTGTCCCAACTCACAAAGCCATTCTTTTTGGACACCATTTTGCAGCCATTGCAGGAGCTGGTCCCTTAGTAGGTCCTATCTTAGCTGCTCAAATGGGTTATTTGCCAAGTATGATTTGGCTTTTGGTAGGCGTTGTTTTAGCTGGTGCAGTGCATGATTTTGCCGTGCTTTTCCTTTCCATGAGACGCAACGGAAAGTCTTTGGGCGAGATGATAAAAGAGGAAATGGGCAAGGTAACCGGTGGCATTGCTATGGTGGGAATTTTATTTATCATGTTCATCATCGTTGCGATTTTGGCTATGGTTGTGGTTAATGCCTTAGCTGAGTCTGCTTGGGGGCTATTTACGATAGCTATGACTATTCCTATCGCCATTTTTATGGGAATTTATATGAGATTTTTAAGACCCGGAAGAGTTGGCGAGGCTAGTATTATAGGTTTTGTTCTTTTGCTTTTGGCTCTTTATTATGGACATGCAGTAGCTGATCCAAACCACGCTTGGCACAATGCTTTCTTACTTTCTAAACAAAGCCTAGCCTTAATCATCATCGCTTATGGCTTTATTGCTTCAATTTTACCGGTTTGGTTCTTGCTTGCTCCAAGAGATTATCTTAGCACCTTCCTTAAAATAGGCGTTATTGTTATCATGGCAGCTGGGATCATCTGGGTAAATCCTGAGCTTAAAATGCTAAAAATCACCGAATTTATAGACGGAACAGGCACTGTTTTTGCAGGCTCTATCTTTCCTTTCCTTTTCATCACGATAGCATGCGGTGCGATCAGCGGTTTTCACGCACTCATTTCTAGCGGAACAAGCCCTAAAATGCTCGAAAAAGAAAGTCATGCTCGCATGGTTGGATATGGTTCTATGCTTATGGAAAGCTTAGTGGGTATTATGGCTTTGGTGGCAGCTTGCATTTTAGAGCCGGGACTTTATTTTGCACTAAATTCGCCTTTAGCCACACTTGATCCTACAGCTACAAGTGCTACAATGGCAAATTTAGCAACAGTTGAAGAAAACTTAAAGCACATCTTGCAAAATGCAGGTTTTGCGATGACACCTGAAACTTTGAGTATTTTAGAACAAAATTTTGCACAAGGAATTCCAGCTCAAGCTGCTCAAATTGGCGAAACAACCATACTTTCAAGAACAGGTGGAGCTCCAACTTTTGCCATCGGTCTTACTCATATCATGCACGAAATCGCAGGCGGTAAGGAAGCTATGGCGTTTTGGTATCATTTTGCTATACTCTTTGAAGCCTTGTTTATCCTCACAGCTGTTGATGCAGGCACTAGATCAGGACGCTTTTTGATCCAAGATATACTAGGAAATATCTATAAACCAATGGCTGATACTAAAAACTTTCTTTGGGGCGTAGTCGCAAGCTTTATTTGCGTGTGTGGTTGGGGCTATTTGCTCTATCAAGGAACGATTGATCCACTTGGCGGAATTTATACTTTGTGGCCTTTATTTGGTGCGGCAAATCAAATGCTTGCAGGCATAGCTCTTTTACTTGCTACTGTGGTGCTTTTCAAAATGGGCAAGGAAAAATACAGCTGGGTTACTATAGTGCCAGCATTTTGGGTGCTTTTAACCACACTTTGGGCAAGTTTTCAAAAACTCTTACCAGCAAATGGCGAAAAAATCCACGATGCTGTAAGCCATGTTGCAACAGCTCAAATTTGGATACAAAAGAAAGCTGAAGCTTTGGCAGCTGGAAATGAAGCTCTTGTTCAAAGAGCAAATGCCATCATTCATAACAATGTCCTAGATGCCGTGCTTTGTGGATTTTTCATGATAGTTGTTTTTGTGGTTCTTTTTGAAACGCTTAAAATTTGCTACCTCATCACAAAGGGAAAGGCGGAAGCTTGGCCACTTAAAGAAGAAGCCTACAAAAAGGCTAGTGATTATACTTACTGA
- a CDS encoding UPF0323 family lipoprotein, with protein sequence MKKIKKIIELSLLGGLSAVAAGALVACSQDEFSGGQNEAQQGGAFVIIEEVAPNQYKIKEQFPSAETRVVLQALDGTERVLSKEEMDTLIKAEEAKIDNGTSNLTNENAQMHSGGLSLGETILASAAGAILGSYIGSKLFNNQNFANQQRGAFSNQSAYQRSMNSFNQAKSGAKTNSGRSGFFGGGSKSSQSSSFGS encoded by the coding sequence ATGAAGAAGATTAAAAAGATTATAGAGCTTAGTCTTTTGGGTGGTTTGAGTGCGGTTGCAGCAGGAGCTTTAGTTGCTTGCTCGCAGGACGAGTTTTCTGGGGGTCAAAATGAGGCTCAGCAGGGCGGTGCCTTTGTTATCATAGAAGAAGTAGCTCCAAATCAATACAAGATAAAAGAGCAATTTCCAAGTGCTGAAACTAGGGTTGTTTTACAAGCGCTTGATGGCACAGAAAGAGTGCTTAGCAAAGAAGAAATGGACACACTCATAAAGGCTGAAGAAGCTAAAATAGATAATGGTACTTCAAATTTAACAAATGAAAATGCACAAATGCATAGCGGAGGTTTAAGTTTGGGCGAGACCATACTTGCAAGTGCAGCAGGGGCGATTTTGGGCTCTTATATAGGCTCAAAGCTTTTCAATAATCAAAATTTTGCTAATCAACAAAGAGGGGCATTTTCAAATCAAAGTGCTTATCAAAGAAGTATGAACAGCTTTAATCAAGCTAAAAGTGGTGCAAAGACAAATTCAGGTCGATCAGGCTTTTTTGGAGGCGGTTCAAAGTCTAGTCAATCTTCATCTTTTGGTTCTTAA
- a CDS encoding KH domain-containing protein, whose amino-acid sequence MVEEFLKTYARLIADYPQKITTKRIDLNDDFAEIIIYADKIDAGKLIGKNGKMINAIKTVISACKSKDKTSYRVSVKSIDE is encoded by the coding sequence ATGGTTGAGGAATTTTTAAAAACTTATGCAAGATTGATTGCTGATTATCCTCAAAAAATTACAACAAAACGCATTGATTTAAATGATGATTTTGCTGAGATTATCATCTATGCTGATAAGATCGATGCCGGAAAGCTTATAGGAAAAAATGGCAAAATGATTAATGCTATAAAAACTGTTATCTCAGCTTGCAAGAGTAAGGACAAAACGAGTTACAGGGTAAGTGTAAAAAGCATAGATGAATAA
- the rplS gene encoding 50S ribosomal protein L19: MKNKYIEQFEAKQLEGKKVPDFRAGDTLKLAIRIKEGDKSRIQNFEGLCIARRGNGVDETFMVRKMGANNVGVERIFPIYSESLESITVLRRGRVRRAKLFYLRDRRGKAARIKELKK; the protein is encoded by the coding sequence ATGAAAAACAAATACATAGAACAATTTGAAGCAAAACAGCTTGAGGGAAAGAAAGTTCCTGATTTCCGTGCAGGAGATACTTTAAAGCTTGCTATCCGCATCAAAGAAGGGGATAAAAGTAGAATACAAAATTTTGAAGGTCTTTGCATAGCTCGTAGAGGAAATGGCGTTGATGAAACTTTTATGGTGCGTAAAATGGGTGCAAATAATGTAGGCGTCGAAAGAATTTTTCCAATTTATAGTGAAAGTTTGGAAAGCATTACCGTTCTAAGAAGAGGGCGTGTTCGCCGTGCAAAACTTTTTTATCTTAGAGATAGACGCGGTAAGGCTGCTCGTATAAAAGAACTTAAAAAATAA
- the rpsP gene encoding 30S ribosomal protein S16, whose protein sequence is MTVIRLTRMGRKKRPFYRIVVTDSRKRRDGAWIESIGYYNPMVEPELIKFDAERLAYWKGVGAKLSDKVASITSK, encoded by the coding sequence ATGACAGTTATCAGACTTACAAGAATGGGACGCAAGAAAAGACCTTTTTATCGTATAGTTGTAACAGATAGTAGAAAAAGAAGAGATGGTGCTTGGATAGAAAGTATAGGGTATTATAATCCTATGGTAGAACCTGAATTGATCAAATTTGATGCTGAGCGTTTGGCATACTGGAAAGGTGTGGGTGCAAAACTTAGCGATAAAGTGGCTTCTATTACTAGTAAATAA
- the radA gene encoding DNA repair protein RadA yields MAKKTVLFECEACGNQQAKWLGKCPDCGAFNSFIELKSEQIEVLKEIAKASTTPSEAVCIEDVKIEHFNRQSTGDSELDLVLGGGLVEGSLVLIGGSPGVGKSTLLLKIASNLAKNSQRVLYVSGEESKSQIKLRADRLEANTPNLFLLTELCLENILEELLKDDYKILIIDSIQTLYSNKIASAAGSITQVREITFELMRLSKAKNISTFIIGHITKEGAIAGPRVLEHMVDVVLYFEGDATKEIRLLRGFKNRFGGTSEVGIFEMSSKGLLSAKDVANRFFTRGKGVAGSAIGIVMEGSRALVLEIQALVCESSYPKRSATGYEKNRLDMLLALLERKLEIPLGHYDVFINVSGGVKVSETAADLAVVAAIISSFKNRPLSKDSVFIGELSLNGEIREVFSLDTRLKEAKMQKFKNAIVPAKPLEETGLKCFVAKELSQVLEWM; encoded by the coding sequence ATGGCAAAAAAAACGGTGCTTTTTGAATGTGAAGCTTGCGGAAATCAGCAAGCAAAATGGCTTGGAAAGTGCCCTGATTGTGGTGCTTTTAATAGCTTTATAGAGCTTAAAAGCGAGCAAATTGAGGTCTTAAAAGAAATCGCTAAGGCAAGCACTACGCCAAGTGAGGCTGTTTGTATAGAAGATGTAAAAATCGAGCATTTTAACCGCCAAAGCACAGGCGATAGTGAGCTTGATTTAGTTTTAGGTGGTGGGCTTGTGGAGGGTTCTCTTGTGCTTATAGGAGGAAGTCCCGGAGTCGGCAAATCCACGCTTTTATTAAAAATCGCTTCAAATTTAGCCAAAAACTCACAAAGAGTTCTTTATGTAAGTGGCGAGGAGAGCAAAAGCCAGATCAAGCTTAGGGCTGACCGCCTTGAAGCAAATACGCCAAATTTATTTTTGCTTACGGAACTTTGCCTTGAAAATATACTTGAAGAGCTTTTAAAAGATGATTATAAGATACTCATAATTGATTCTATACAAACGCTTTATTCTAACAAAATCGCCTCCGCAGCAGGCTCTATCACGCAGGTAAGAGAGATCACCTTTGAGCTTATGCGTCTTAGCAAGGCAAAAAATATCTCAACTTTCATCATCGGACATATCACCAAAGAGGGCGCTATCGCTGGTCCTCGCGTGCTTGAGCATATGGTTGATGTGGTGCTTTACTTTGAAGGAGATGCCACAAAAGAAATCAGACTTTTAAGAGGCTTTAAAAACCGCTTTGGAGGCACAAGCGAGGTGGGAATTTTTGAGATGAGCTCTAAGGGACTTTTGAGTGCAAAAGATGTGGCAAATCGCTTTTTTACTAGAGGAAAAGGCGTTGCTGGCAGTGCCATAGGTATAGTTATGGAAGGAAGCAGGGCTTTGGTGCTTGAAATTCAAGCCTTAGTTTGTGAAAGCTCTTATCCTAAACGAAGTGCCACAGGCTATGAAAAAAACCGCCTTGACATGCTTTTAGCACTTTTAGAACGCAAGCTTGAAATTCCACTTGGTCATTATGATGTTTTTATCAATGTTAGCGGTGGGGTTAAGGTAAGCGAGACGGCGGCTGATTTGGCTGTGGTTGCTGCTATCATCTCAAGTTTTAAAAATCGTCCTTTAAGCAAGGATAGCGTTTTTATCGGCGAACTTAGTTTAAATGGCGAAATTCGCGAGGTTTTTAGTCTTGATACGAGATTAAAAGAAGCAAAAATGCAAAAATTTAAAAACGCTATCGTGCCGGCAAAACCTCTTGAGGAAACAGGGCTTAAGTGCTTTGTCGCCAAAGAATTAAGCCAAGTTTTAGAATGGATGTAA
- a CDS encoding arsenate reductase family protein gives MLRIYGIKNCSSVKKGLDFLNERTLEFEFLDIKKLDEKTLNLWLQKRSFQELINTAGTTAKKLGLNKEKLLALTDSDLKKLVLDNPSLIKRPIIELQGQIYIGKEYENI, from the coding sequence GTGCTAAGGATTTATGGGATTAAAAATTGCTCTAGTGTTAAAAAGGGACTTGATTTTTTGAATGAAAGAACTTTGGAGTTTGAATTTTTGGATATAAAAAAACTTGATGAAAAAACCTTAAATTTATGGCTCCAAAAAAGAAGTTTTCAAGAACTTATAAACACAGCAGGAACAACAGCCAAAAAACTTGGTTTAAATAAAGAAAAGCTTTTAGCCTTAACAGATAGTGATTTAAAGAAGCTTGTTTTAGATAACCCAAGCCTTATTAAAAGACCCATTATAGAACTTCAGGGGCAAATTTATATCGGTAAAGAGTATGAAAATATATGA
- a CDS encoding class II 3-deoxy-7-phosphoheptulonate synthase, whose translation MTWTKDSWKNFPIKQQPHYEDQEELKRVLARLEKLPPLIFAGEVRNLKERLKLVNQKKAFLLQGGDCAESFENFGAVNIRDMFKLFLQMAIVLTFAGGAPVVKIGRVAGQFAKPRSSDFEELDGKSLPSYRGDIINGFEFDEGARRADAKRMLEAYYQSATSLNLLRAFAKGGLADLHQVHRWNLGFLKKAELGKKFEELSEKITQALDFMQACGISSKNTPTLRETSIYTSHEALLLPYEEALTRVDSMSGELYDCSAHMLWIGERTRGIDEAHVHFLSGVQNPIGVKIGPNASALDIIKLANILNPNNEEGRLNIIIRMGAEKIKQNLPKIFKEIQKEGLNIIYSTDPMHGNTVKAGKYKTREFNDIMSEVSSFFEIAMAENIYPGGVHLEMTGQDVTECLGGSFGLTEEGLQSRYETQCDPRLNADQALELAFLIADLVKKARAC comes from the coding sequence ATGACTTGGACTAAGGATTCTTGGAAGAATTTTCCCATAAAACAACAACCCCACTATGAAGATCAAGAGGAGCTTAAAAGGGTCTTAGCAAGGCTTGAGAAGCTTCCGCCTTTGATTTTTGCTGGGGAGGTGCGTAATCTTAAGGAAAGATTGAAACTCGTCAATCAAAAAAAGGCTTTTTTGCTTCAAGGTGGTGATTGTGCCGAAAGTTTTGAGAATTTCGGTGCTGTAAATATCAGAGATATGTTCAAACTTTTCTTACAAATGGCTATAGTGCTTACTTTTGCAGGTGGCGCTCCTGTCGTGAAGATAGGGCGTGTTGCTGGGCAGTTTGCTAAACCTAGAAGCTCTGATTTTGAAGAGCTTGATGGAAAATCTTTGCCAAGTTATAGAGGCGATATTATTAACGGCTTTGAATTTGATGAGGGTGCTAGGAGAGCTGATGCAAAAAGAATGCTAGAGGCATATTATCAAAGTGCGACGAGTTTAAATCTTTTAAGAGCCTTTGCTAAGGGTGGTTTAGCTGATTTACATCAGGTTCATCGTTGGAATTTAGGTTTTTTGAAAAAGGCAGAGCTAGGAAAGAAATTTGAAGAATTAAGTGAGAAGATAACACAGGCTTTGGATTTTATGCAAGCTTGTGGGATTAGCTCCAAAAATACACCAACCCTAAGAGAAACAAGTATTTATACTTCTCACGAGGCTCTACTTTTGCCTTATGAAGAGGCTTTAACTAGGGTTGATAGTATGAGTGGGGAGCTGTATGACTGCTCAGCTCATATGCTTTGGATAGGCGAAAGAACAAGAGGGATTGATGAAGCACATGTGCATTTTTTGAGCGGAGTTCAAAATCCAATCGGCGTAAAAATAGGACCAAATGCTAGTGCTTTGGATATTATCAAACTTGCAAATATTCTTAATCCTAACAATGAAGAAGGTAGGCTTAATATCATCATAAGAATGGGTGCGGAAAAAATTAAACAAAATTTACCAAAAATCTTTAAAGAGATCCAAAAAGAGGGTTTAAATATTATTTATAGCACAGATCCTATGCATGGCAATACCGTCAAGGCTGGAAAATACAAAACAAGAGAATTTAACGATATCATGAGTGAGGTTTCAAGCTTTTTTGAAATAGCTATGGCTGAGAATATCTATCCGGGCGGTGTTCATCTTGAAATGACAGGGCAAGATGTTACAGAATGCCTTGGTGGGAGTTTTGGGCTTACTGAGGAGGGTCTGCAAAGTCGCTATGAAACTCAGTGCGATCCAAGACTAAATGCTGATCAAGCTTTAGAGCTTGCTTTTTTGATTGCTGATTTAGTAAAAAAGGCTAGAGCGTGCTAA
- a CDS encoding MerR family transcriptional regulator has protein sequence MAYTIKEVEKKTGISAHTIRFWAKNGLFPGIERAGAASVRYFSESDLGWVAMVHCLRQSGLSLEAIKEYVYLCLKGDESFEERLNIIKAQRDETFKILESYQKALDKLNAKVAYYEEEIKKRDKKKDAYNPAKKGTIVKDYFQNFQGYERMGENAAKRLAE, from the coding sequence ATGGCATACACAATCAAAGAAGTTGAGAAAAAGACAGGAATTTCAGCTCATACCATAAGATTTTGGGCAAAAAATGGCTTATTTCCGGGTATTGAAAGAGCTGGTGCTGCAAGTGTTAGATATTTTAGTGAAAGTGATTTGGGCTGGGTTGCTATGGTGCATTGTTTGCGTCAAAGTGGACTTAGTTTAGAAGCTATAAAAGAATATGTTTATCTTTGCTTAAAAGGAGATGAAAGCTTTGAAGAAAGACTCAATATCATTAAAGCACAAAGAGATGAAACCTTTAAAATTTTAGAATCCTACCAAAAAGCTCTTGATAAGCTCAATGCAAAGGTGGCGTATTACGAAGAAGAGATTAAAAAACGCGATAAGAAAAAAGATGCTTATAATCCAGCTAAAAAAGGAACTATTGTTAAGGATTATTTCCAAAATTTTCAAGGCTATGAAAGAATGGGCGAAAACGCTGCAAAAAGACTTGCTGAGTAA
- the rimM gene encoding ribosome maturation factor RimM (Essential for efficient processing of 16S rRNA) encodes MNKLAVAKLGRAVGLKGFVRFVDLSDFAKQFKKGARFYGKNDEIYTIKDVNKNNATLLFEGFESLELAKNLTNTILYKSIEQTRAENKLKKDEYFYFDILGSCVFENELLLGKISDIMQTSASYLLLVQTDEKLIQNGLSKEFYLPYADFYIQSVDIQNSRIFTQNALVLLKSLSS; translated from the coding sequence ATGAATAAACTTGCCGTTGCAAAGCTTGGAAGAGCTGTTGGGCTGAAAGGCTTTGTGAGATTTGTTGATTTGAGTGATTTTGCAAAGCAGTTTAAAAAGGGGGCTCGTTTTTATGGAAAGAATGATGAAATTTATACCATCAAAGATGTGAATAAAAATAATGCAACCTTGCTTTTTGAAGGTTTTGAAAGCCTTGAGCTTGCCAAAAATCTTACAAATACAATACTTTATAAAAGTATAGAGCAAACAAGGGCTGAAAATAAGCTCAAAAAAGATGAATATTTTTATTTTGATATCTTGGGATCTTGTGTTTTTGAAAATGAGCTTTTGCTTGGCAAGATAAGTGATATCATGCAAACTTCAGCTTCTTATCTCCTTCTTGTGCAAACAGATGAAAAACTTATTCAAAATGGCTTAAGCAAGGAATTTTATTTGCCTTATGCTGATTTTTATATCCAAAGTGTTGATATTCAAAATTCAAGGATTTTTACTCAAAATGCTCTTGTGTTGCTTAAAAGTTTAAGTTCATGA
- the kcuS gene encoding KCU-star family selenoprotein — translation MLDKFRKLYQKSDRFINLLVGMPSYDKYVEHMKTKHPEKEILSRREFFKEALEARYGGGSGMRCC, via the coding sequence TTGCTTGATAAATTTAGAAAGCTTTATCAAAAAAGCGATCGTTTTATCAACTTGCTTGTGGGAATGCCAAGCTATGATAAGTATGTTGAACATATGAAAACCAAGCACCCAGAAAAAGAAATTCTCTCAAGAAGAGAATTTTTCAAAGAAGCCCTAGAAGCAAGATATGGTGGCGGAAGCGGAATGCGTTGCTGCTAG
- the ffh gene encoding signal recognition particle protein has protein sequence MFELIGSSFKNAVSKLRFVDDEKALKNALETLKKSLLKADVHHKVVKELLNYIEDDVKQAGIGQKNFLESIKINLEKILEKGGKTSSFTFASKPPTIVLMAGLQGGGKTTSTVKLAHYLKLRGKRVLIVACDLQRLAAVEQLKQLCEANEFDLFYLENESDALKVAKKALEKASAYDVLLVDTAGRLAIDEALMQELKEIKNILNPHEIFYVADAMSGQAGVKTASSFHEALGLSGVILSKFDADTKGGVALGIAYQTAVPLRFIGVGEKVADLEPFIPERIVGRIMGEGDLATLAEKTAAVIDEKEAKKITQKIKKGEFNFDDFLAQMQSLSKLGSMKSLIGMLPGMGNLASQIKDLDLENSSQMVHIKAMISSMTAKERKEPSLLNNSRKKRIAQGAGLSQMEVNRFLKQFDNAAKLAKKFSGKRGMDSFMQMMNQNKRGF, from the coding sequence GTGTTTGAGCTTATCGGTTCTTCGTTTAAAAATGCTGTTTCAAAGCTTCGTTTTGTCGATGATGAAAAGGCTTTAAAAAATGCACTTGAAACACTGAAAAAATCCCTCCTAAAAGCTGATGTTCATCATAAAGTCGTTAAGGAACTTTTAAATTATATAGAAGATGATGTAAAACAAGCTGGTATAGGACAAAAGAATTTTTTAGAATCCATAAAAATCAATTTAGAAAAAATTTTAGAAAAGGGCGGTAAAACAAGTAGTTTTACCTTTGCTTCTAAGCCTCCAACTATAGTTTTAATGGCTGGCTTGCAAGGTGGAGGAAAAACAACAAGCACAGTTAAGCTTGCTCATTATCTTAAACTTCGAGGCAAAAGAGTTTTAATCGTAGCTTGTGATTTGCAAAGACTTGCAGCGGTTGAGCAACTCAAGCAACTTTGTGAGGCAAATGAGTTTGATTTATTTTATCTTGAAAATGAAAGTGATGCCTTAAAAGTAGCCAAAAAAGCTCTAGAAAAAGCTAGTGCCTATGATGTTTTGCTTGTGGATACGGCTGGGCGTTTAGCTATAGATGAGGCTTTAATGCAGGAGCTAAAAGAGATTAAAAATATTCTTAATCCTCATGAAATTTTTTATGTAGCTGATGCGATGAGTGGGCAAGCTGGAGTTAAAACAGCCTCAAGTTTTCACGAGGCTTTGGGTCTAAGTGGGGTGATCTTATCTAAATTTGATGCTGACACTAAGGGAGGTGTAGCACTTGGTATAGCTTATCAAACGGCTGTACCTTTGAGATTTATCGGTGTTGGAGAAAAGGTTGCTGATCTTGAACCTTTTATACCTGAGCGTATTGTTGGGCGTATCATGGGCGAGGGGGATTTGGCTACTTTGGCTGAAAAAACTGCAGCCGTGATCGATGAAAAAGAGGCGAAAAAGATCACTCAAAAGATCAAAAAAGGCGAATTTAATTTTGATGATTTTCTTGCTCAAATGCAAAGCTTAAGTAAGCTTGGAAGTATGAAATCCTTGATTGGTATGTTACCTGGTATGGGAAATCTTGCTTCTCAGATCAAGGATCTTGATCTTGAAAACTCAAGCCAAATGGTGCATATCAAAGCAATGATCAGCTCTATGACGGCTAAGGAAAGAAAAGAACCAAGCTTGCTCAATAATTCTCGAAAAAAACGCATAGCACAAGGGGCTGGACTTTCTCAAATGGAAGTGAATCGTTTTTTAAAGCAGTTTGATAATGCCGCTAAGCTTGCTAAGAAATTTTCTGGTAAAAGAGGAATGGATAGTTTTATGCAGATGATGAATCAAAATAAAAGAGGATTTTAA
- the trmD gene encoding tRNA (guanosine(37)-N1)-methyltransferase TrmD, producing MKFSFVTLFEGLIKPYFEESILKKALEKELISIECINPRTFSKDKHKRVDEYKFGGGAGLLMQLEPLFEVLSKLREESPKAHIIFPSPVAKPFRQIDAKRLAKKEHIVFVCGRYEGIDERVIEEFADELFSVGDFVLMGGELPALVFSEAISRNIKAVLGNEMSLDEESFESHMLEAPSFAKPLVFHKNDKKLHANSVFLKGNHARIANLKFNLALCKTKFFRPDLYRRCKIEENHEKQIHRTI from the coding sequence ATGAAATTTAGTTTTGTTACTCTTTTTGAGGGTCTTATCAAGCCTTATTTTGAGGAGAGTATATTAAAAAAAGCACTTGAAAAAGAGCTGATTAGCATTGAATGTATTAATCCTCGAACATTTAGCAAGGATAAACATAAAAGGGTTGATGAGTATAAATTTGGAGGCGGAGCAGGGCTTTTAATGCAACTTGAACCACTTTTTGAAGTCTTAAGTAAGCTTAGAGAAGAATCTCCAAAAGCACATATCATTTTTCCAAGTCCTGTAGCAAAGCCCTTTAGACAAATTGATGCAAAAAGACTTGCCAAAAAAGAACATATCGTTTTTGTTTGTGGTCGGTACGAAGGCATTGATGAAAGGGTAATAGAAGAATTTGCTGATGAGCTTTTTAGTGTGGGGGATTTTGTTTTAATGGGAGGAGAACTTCCTGCTTTAGTATTTAGTGAGGCTATTTCAAGAAATATCAAAGCCGTTTTGGGCAATGAGATGAGTCTTGATGAGGAAAGTTTTGAAAGCCATATGCTTGAAGCACCTTCCTTTGCTAAACCTCTAGTTTTTCATAAAAACGATAAAAAATTGCATGCAAATTCAGTATTTTTAAAGGGTAATCACGCTAGAATTGCAAACTTAAAATTTAACTTAGCATTGTGTAAAACGAAGTTTTTTCGTCCAGATTTATACAGACGCTGTAAGATAGAGGAAAACCATGAAAAACAAATACATAGAACAATTTGA
- a CDS encoding YnfA family protein codes for MIKSVLLFILAAFLEVGGGYLVWLCLKENKGLFVGIIGGVFLVLYAVVASFQNESFGRVFAAYGGIFIVFSIFWAMYFDGFKPDIYDILGALFSLFGVWLMMYAPRNA; via the coding sequence ATGATCAAATCGGTATTGCTATTTATACTTGCTGCATTTTTAGAAGTAGGCGGTGGGTATTTGGTATGGCTTTGTTTGAAAGAGAATAAGGGTTTATTTGTAGGTATTATTGGAGGAGTTTTCCTTGTTCTTTATGCAGTGGTGGCAAGTTTTCAAAATGAAAGCTTTGGGAGAGTTTTTGCTGCATATGGAGGGATTTTTATAGTATTTAGTATATTTTGGGCTATGTATTTTGACGGATTTAAACCTGATATTTATGATATTTTAGGAGCTTTGTTTTCGTTATTTGGTGTTTGGCTTATGATGTATGCTCCAAGGAATGCTTAA